A region of the Candidatus Bathyarchaeota archaeon genome:
TTCCACCTCTTTTTTAGCGTGTGCTGCGCTGAAACCGCCACCGTTTATTGCAGCCACCATAAGATTTTGAAAAACCGTCAAGTTTTTGAACGGACGAGGTATCTGAAAAGTTCTTGCTATACCCAGCCTACATATAAGATTGGGTGACAAACCATCTATCCTTTTTCCTTCAAAATATAAATTTCCCGAGGTGGGCTTGAGAAGACCAGATATGAGATTTATAACAGTAGTTTTCCCGGCTCCATTGGGTCCTATTAACCCCAAAACTTCGTTTTTTCTTAAATCCATTGTTAAATTATTAACAGCCGCCAAACCTCCAAACCTTTTCGTTAAATTGTCACATTGAAGTAAGACACTCACTTTTTGCACTCTCAACTAATTTTCCATCGACTAATTTACCTACCTTTTTTAAATTCCACCCATTTTATAACTATAACTAAATTTAAAAGTTTTTACCAAAAACTGAAGACAGGGGTATAATAGCCGGAAGGGGGGACCCTGTGTCGTTTAATCTCACTGTCATATCGAGGATTTATTCCGCCCGGTAGACTTTACAAAGCATTGTCTTGTATGGTGCGCCACCCCATCCAGTTTCACATACATATCCCATTGGAACTAGCTGATTTAATGAAAATTCCCACAACCCGAACAACGATGGTTCATGTGACGGCAACTCTGGTAGCCACCAGCCATGATCAGCCATGACCATCTGAGGATGAACTGCAGGCGTTAATTTTGCTTTACGTTTACATCTACCATAATTGTTTTCAATCCAAACCCAGTCACCATCTTTTATGCCAAGCTTCTCAGCCGTCTTTGGATGGATTTCAACTATCGGATCTGGATGTATTTCTCGAAGCCATGGTATTTGTCTATGTTCGGAGTGAAAGTACGCTATTATTCTTCGACCAGATCCTAGAATTAGGGGATACTCCCTATAAAGTTCCGGAGTTTCTATAGGGCTGTGGGGACGCGGTTCCCGATAGTATGGAAATGGATCATAGCCCCATTTTTTTAGACGAGTTGAATATATTTCGGCCAATCCTGAAGGCGTTGCAAAACCCGGTTCGCCGTTTCCTCTCAGTAATCCCCTTTCATATCTTTTATATGGTTTAGATCCCCATGGATTATCCTCGGGTGGGAATATTACATGTTTTTTGCGTAATTCTTCATACGTGAGCCCAGAGAGTCTGAGAAGTTTGTCGTAAAAATCTTCTTCGTCCTTAATTCGTTGAAGCAGAGGATTGAAATTTTTAGCTAATGTTAAGCATATTTCCATATCTGATTTGCATTCGCCGAGAGGTTCGATGGCTTTTTCTATGGATGATAGTGGACACCACCAGTTCCAGCCTCCTATCCTCTCTGCGATGCTGGCGGCGGGCAAAACCATGTCGGCAAGAGCTGCAGCGGTTGGTGTTAGAAAAGCGTCAACAACAACTATGAAATCAACATTCTTTCTTAGTGCCTCATACCAACCCCTTGGGTCGGCACCCATGCAGGCTAGGATGTTGCTTGTTTGAAGCCAAAGGAATTTAATAGGCCAAGGCTTTCCTGTTTTTATAGCTTCATACACATCATCCATTTGTGGAACCGGAACAAGAATGCCCGCAGTGTCGCGTATCAGAGGCCATTTGTCTGCTCCAATACACCTTTCAACCAATTTATCGAGAGGCATTGTTTCATGGAAAAATGGAGGAAGATATATAGGCATGAAAAAACTTGGACCATGTGTTGGCCTCGCAATTACATTGCCTCCGGGGACATCAATGTTTCCAGTAATAACTGCAAGTTGTGTTATAGATTGGGCAGCGCGGAAACTTTCACCTCCATGATCTATGGCAACTCCCCACTGAATAGCTGCTGGTCGACTTTTGGCATAGAATCCAGCGGCCTCTACAAGCTTATCCTTCGGCACCCATGTTATTTGTTCAACCTTCTCTGGAGAATATTCAGCTAAGCGATCGAGA
Encoded here:
- a CDS encoding molybdopterin-dependent oxidoreductase gives rise to the protein MKFMDGDKVVKTTLWSPGPGCHGGCGALLHVKDGKLVKVEGDEGHPWNQGRLCPRALALIQYVYHPNRLLYPMKRVGERGQGRWKRITWEEAFQEIEEKLREVIAKYGPQSICIGRGTGRNIWPAHLLAWSLGTPNAGDFGLSGFSCYYPRIGASWVTIGDLHVVDAAQWWDKRYDDPNYVVPKCIIVWGNNPPAVCPDGFFGHWIVDLAKKGAELVVIDPRCTWLATRARYWLQVRPGTDSALALGLLHVIIREKLYDEHFVKKWTNAPHLIRMDTKEPLREWHVIKGAREDFEKAGYYAWDKKSREIVKYDPTTVSYEKFDVDLSLEGSYNVRLIDGSEVECKPVWQLYLDRLAEYSPEKVEQITWVPKDKLVEAAGFYAKSRPAAIQWGVAIDHGGESFRAAQSITQLAVITGNIDVPGGNVIARPTHGPSFFMPIYLPPFFHETMPLDKLVERCIGADKWPLIRDTAGILVPVPQMDDVYEAIKTGKPWPIKFLWLQTSNILACMGADPRGWYEALRKNVDFIVVVDAFLTPTAAALADMVLPAASIAERIGGWNWWCPLSSIEKAIEPLGECKSDMEICLTLAKNFNPLLQRIKDEEDFYDKLLRLSGLTYEELRKKHVIFPPEDNPWGSKPYKRYERGLLRGNGEPGFATPSGLAEIYSTRLKKWGYDPFPYYREPRPHSPIETPELYREYPLILGSGRRIIAYFHSEHRQIPWLREIHPDPIVEIHPKTAEKLGIKDGDWVWIENNYGRCKRKAKLTPAVHPQMVMADHGWWLPELPSHEPSLFGLWEFSLNQLVPMGYVCETGWGGAPYKTMLCKVYRAE